Proteins from a genomic interval of Nostoc sp. TCL240-02:
- a CDS encoding YciI family protein, whose amino-acid sequence MPWFVKIEEGKVDKPTFDQYVPAHKAYIQDLIAKGHKARTGYWAEQRGGMLLFEAASKEEAEAIVADDPLVKHGCVKYQLYEWRIVME is encoded by the coding sequence ATGCCGTGGTTTGTCAAAATTGAAGAAGGGAAAGTCGATAAACCTACCTTTGACCAATATGTACCTGCTCACAAAGCCTACATCCAGGACTTGATTGCTAAAGGACACAAAGCACGAACGGGCTATTGGGCAGAACAAAGAGGCGGAATGTTGCTGTTTGAGGCAGCCTCTAAGGAGGAAGCAGAAGCAATTGTCGCTGATGACCCGTTGGTAAAACACGGCTGTGTCAAATATCAACTTTACGAATGGCGAATTGTTATGGAATAA
- the pstS gene encoding phosphate ABC transporter substrate-binding protein PstS gives MELKFCISAQLQSKRRVCLLPVIAILLSIASCTTDNKKIKHVSLVGAGASFPAPLYERWLSDYNQQNPNVEINYQAIGSSAGVQQLIEGTVDFAASDVGITNEQAAKINRGVIALPMTAGSIVLAYNLTSAPQSPPVNLPNGLKLSRQVYVDIFLGKITNWNHPRIAVANPGVNLPNLPIQVVHRTDGSGTTSVLTQHLSAISPEWKSKVAAGKAVAWPVGIGGKGNEGVTALVQQIPGAIGYVEYIYAKQNKLPVAALENKSGNYITPTPESVAQTLESVKLPADNLIAFINDPTGSQSYPIVTYSWLLTYQQYPNRVKGEALKKFIDWALIEGQKSSLELGYIPLSKKVVLQVQSAANKIAK, from the coding sequence TTGGAACTAAAGTTTTGTATATCTGCTCAACTTCAATCTAAACGACGGGTTTGCCTACTACCTGTAATCGCTATATTGTTGAGTATCGCTTCTTGTACTACCGATAATAAAAAAATCAAGCACGTTTCTCTCGTTGGTGCTGGGGCAAGTTTTCCTGCGCCTTTGTACGAACGCTGGCTTTCAGATTACAACCAGCAAAATCCCAATGTGGAAATTAACTATCAAGCTATAGGAAGCAGCGCTGGAGTACAACAGCTTATTGAAGGTACTGTAGACTTTGCAGCTAGTGATGTGGGAATTACAAATGAACAAGCAGCTAAGATCAACAGGGGAGTGATTGCTTTACCCATGACTGCTGGTTCCATAGTGCTAGCTTACAATCTCACGTCCGCCCCCCAGTCACCTCCAGTCAATCTGCCAAATGGTTTAAAGCTATCACGCCAAGTTTATGTAGATATTTTTCTCGGAAAAATTACGAATTGGAATCATCCGAGAATAGCTGTAGCTAATCCAGGCGTAAATTTGCCCAATCTACCGATTCAGGTTGTACACCGCACTGATGGTAGTGGAACTACAAGTGTGTTGACGCAACATCTAAGTGCTATAAGTCCAGAATGGAAAAGCAAAGTTGCAGCAGGTAAAGCTGTCGCATGGCCAGTGGGAATTGGTGGAAAGGGTAACGAAGGTGTTACTGCCTTAGTTCAACAGATCCCAGGAGCTATTGGCTATGTAGAATACATCTACGCCAAACAAAATAAACTTCCTGTGGCTGCTTTGGAAAATAAATCTGGTAATTATATTACGCCTACACCAGAATCTGTAGCTCAAACCTTGGAGTCAGTGAAGTTACCCGCCGATAACTTAATTGCTTTTATCAACGATCCTACAGGTTCCCAGTCTTATCCCATCGTTACTTATAGCTGGCTCTTAACTTATCAGCAATATCCAAACAGAGTCAAAGGTGAAGCGCTAAAAAAATTTATTGATTGGGCTTTGATTGAGGGGCAAAAATCCAGTTTGGAACTCGGATATATTCCTTTATCTAAAAAAGTTGTGCTTCAAGTACAATCTGCTGCAAACAAAATTGCAAAATAA
- a CDS encoding DUF4232 domain-containing protein: MRILIMESSMLLLLTAVTTGCVSSPSVTKQPQALPAITEQPTKATVLTSKPTPTAKTTDSSTPEPTISKNPTRCETSQLSVRRVSEDAGVGNVALTYAFTNNASSPCTLYGYPGLALLDAKDQPLQGIKVIRSKDTYFSSQQPRQQVTLAPGKQASFQVAYNHISSPQENCPISNKIEITPPNAYQHLTVTEEIKPCTGKVRVTPVQAVL; encoded by the coding sequence ATGCGAATTCTAATTATGGAAAGCAGTATGTTGTTGCTCCTGACTGCGGTGACAACAGGCTGTGTCAGTTCTCCCTCTGTTACAAAACAGCCACAAGCCTTACCAGCAATCACTGAACAGCCGACGAAGGCAACTGTGTTGACCTCAAAACCTACACCAACTGCAAAAACTACAGACAGTTCTACCCCTGAACCCACTATTTCTAAAAATCCGACGCGCTGTGAAACTAGCCAATTGTCAGTACGCCGAGTCTCCGAAGATGCTGGCGTTGGGAATGTTGCCCTCACCTACGCCTTCACCAATAACGCCTCATCTCCTTGCACCCTCTACGGTTATCCGGGATTGGCACTACTGGATGCAAAAGATCAACCTTTGCAAGGAATTAAAGTTATTCGCTCCAAAGACACTTATTTTTCGAGTCAGCAACCTCGACAACAAGTAACTCTAGCTCCTGGAAAACAAGCCTCATTTCAAGTAGCATATAATCACATTAGTTCGCCCCAGGAAAACTGCCCAATTTCTAATAAGATTGAAATCACGCCTCCGAATGCTTACCAGCACCTTACCGTCACAGAAGAAATCAAGCCTTGTACAGGCAAAGTCAGAGTGACCCCAGTACAAGCAGTCTTGTAA
- the pgk gene encoding phosphoglycerate kinase — MSKKSLASLSSADISGKRALVRVDFNVPVDDQGQITDDTRIRAALPTIQDLTQKGAKVILASHFGRPKGVDDKLRLTPVAKRLSELLGQEVIKTDDSIGDEVATKVAALQNGQVLLLENVRFYPEEEKNDPEFAKKLAANADFYVNDAFGTAHRAHASTEGVTKFLSPSVAGYLVEKELQYLQNAIENPQRPLAAIIGGSKVSSKIGVIETLLEKCDKLIIGGGMIFTFYKARGLSVGKSLVEEDKLELAKSLEAKAKERGVALLLPTDVVLADNFAPDANSQTVSIENIPDGWMGLDIGPDSVKFFQEALADTKTVIWNGPMGVFEFDKFAAGTEAIAHTLAEIGKTGTTTIIGGGDSVAAVEKVGLADQMSHISTGGGASLELLEGKVLPGIAALDDA; from the coding sequence GTGTCCAAAAAAAGTTTAGCAAGTTTATCTTCAGCTGATATATCTGGGAAACGTGCCTTAGTGCGGGTTGACTTTAATGTGCCTGTGGACGATCAAGGCCAGATTACCGACGATACTCGCATTCGTGCCGCTCTACCAACCATCCAAGATTTAACGCAGAAGGGTGCTAAAGTCATTCTCGCAAGTCATTTTGGCCGTCCCAAGGGTGTGGATGACAAATTACGCCTAACTCCCGTTGCCAAGCGTCTCTCTGAGTTACTAGGGCAAGAAGTCATTAAAACTGATGACTCCATCGGCGATGAAGTTGCAACGAAAGTTGCCGCTTTGCAAAATGGCCAAGTGCTATTACTAGAAAATGTCCGTTTTTATCCAGAAGAAGAGAAAAACGACCCAGAATTTGCCAAAAAGTTGGCAGCTAATGCTGATTTTTATGTGAATGATGCTTTTGGTACTGCACACCGCGCCCATGCTTCTACTGAAGGTGTGACTAAATTCCTCAGCCCTTCTGTGGCTGGATATTTAGTTGAGAAGGAATTGCAATATCTGCAAAACGCTATTGAAAATCCCCAACGTCCTTTGGCGGCAATTATTGGCGGTTCCAAAGTTTCCAGCAAAATTGGCGTAATTGAAACCCTGCTGGAGAAGTGCGACAAGCTGATTATTGGCGGTGGGATGATTTTCACCTTCTACAAAGCCCGTGGTTTGAGTGTTGGTAAGTCGTTGGTAGAAGAAGACAAGCTAGAACTAGCGAAGTCTTTGGAAGCTAAGGCTAAAGAACGGGGTGTTGCTTTATTGCTGCCCACAGATGTGGTATTGGCAGATAACTTTGCTCCTGATGCCAATTCTCAAACCGTTAGCATTGAGAATATCCCCGATGGTTGGATGGGTTTGGATATTGGGCCAGACTCGGTGAAATTTTTCCAAGAAGCCCTTGCAGATACCAAAACGGTAATTTGGAACGGGCCAATGGGTGTATTTGAGTTTGATAAGTTTGCGGCAGGTACGGAAGCGATCGCTCATACTCTCGCTGAAATTGGTAAAACTGGTACAACAACCATCATTGGTGGTGGTGACTCAGTAGCGGCTGTGGAAAAGGTTGGTTTAGCAGACCAAATGAGCCACATTTCCACCGGCGGCGGCGCTAGCTTGGAGCTACTTGAAGGCAAAGTATTGCCTGGAATTGCAGCTTTAGATGATGCGTAA
- a CDS encoding RsmB/NOP family class I SAM-dependent RNA methyltransferase encodes MEKPSNLLLKVSRRLFANLDEQEKFIEALMNPQPFSPSILWCKEKLDFSPLAVETPTYWQPQFTDRLCLGEKPGQHPLHQQGYFYCLDFSSIFAATTLLAIPQSVRLVFDMCAAPGGKSIFAWKALKPELLISNEVIGKRLGMLISNLKRCQITSSAVVNRDSSIFAEMFPCFSNLVIVDAPCTGQSLLAKGEKAPGCFHPIAINKSANRQKRIIANSAKLVSPQGYLAYMTCTYSPEENEQVCEWFLERFPQFQAMEISNLTKYQSHLTTIPCYRMFPQDRLGAGAFTVLFKNTNENQDEQKEVDLNAISSLYIYQNLKKST; translated from the coding sequence ATGGAAAAACCTTCTAATTTATTACTTAAAGTCTCACGGCGTTTGTTCGCTAATCTAGATGAACAAGAAAAATTTATTGAGGCTTTAATGAATCCTCAGCCTTTTTCACCCAGTATTCTTTGGTGTAAAGAAAAGCTAGATTTTTCACCTTTAGCAGTGGAAACACCAACCTATTGGCAACCACAATTTACTGACCGTTTATGCTTGGGAGAAAAACCCGGTCAGCATCCCTTACATCAACAAGGATATTTCTATTGTTTAGATTTCTCTTCGATATTTGCAGCTACTACTTTGTTAGCAATTCCTCAGTCAGTGCGTTTAGTTTTTGATATGTGTGCCGCACCAGGAGGCAAAAGTATCTTCGCTTGGAAAGCTTTGAAACCGGAATTACTCATCAGTAATGAAGTAATTGGTAAACGTTTAGGAATGCTAATTTCTAATTTGAAACGTTGCCAAATTACTTCTAGTGCAGTAGTTAATAGAGATTCGAGTATCTTTGCCGAAATGTTTCCCTGCTTTAGCAACCTAGTAATAGTAGATGCTCCTTGTACTGGACAGTCTTTACTGGCTAAAGGTGAAAAAGCACCCGGATGTTTTCACCCAATTGCTATTAACAAAAGTGCAAATCGGCAAAAGCGAATTATAGCTAACTCTGCTAAACTTGTTTCACCACAAGGCTATTTAGCTTATATGACTTGCACATATTCACCCGAAGAAAATGAGCAAGTTTGCGAATGGTTTTTGGAACGCTTTCCCCAGTTTCAGGCGATGGAAATTAGTAATTTAACTAAATATCAGTCGCATTTAACTACAATACCTTGTTATCGGATGTTTCCTCAAGATAGATTAGGTGCTGGTGCGTTTACAGTTTTATTTAAAAATACTAATGAAAATCAAGATGAGCAGAAAGAAGTAGATTTAAATGCAATATCTTCGCTGTATATCTACCAAAATCTGAAAAAGTCAACTTAA
- a CDS encoding GH25 family lysozyme: MLGIDVADQDGRVDWTAVKNSGKTFAFVKATEGVSIKDSAFAHHWQTMKTVGIIRGAYHFFHPHTSDPVQQAQEFLKTLGKLEPGDLPPVLDVEVTDKVNSQAVISAAKLWLAEVEKALLQQTKKAIKPIIYTFPSFWQELDNPSDFASYPLWIAHYGTQNPSIPGAWQGQYLIHQYEGDISGVAGVSGRADLNRFNGLQLGDSGLRVKQLQQQLKDIGLYNDAIDGKFSESVKNAIVSFQTSKKLQADGIVGIKTWVALLWI, encoded by the coding sequence ATGCTAGGAATTGATGTTGCCGATCAAGATGGCAGAGTAGATTGGACGGCTGTAAAAAACTCTGGTAAAACCTTTGCGTTTGTCAAAGCCACAGAAGGAGTTAGTATTAAAGACTCTGCTTTTGCTCATCACTGGCAAACTATGAAAACGGTTGGTATTATTCGGGGTGCTTATCATTTCTTTCATCCCCATACATCTGACCCGGTTCAGCAAGCACAGGAATTCTTAAAAACGTTGGGGAAATTAGAACCAGGAGACTTACCACCAGTTCTGGATGTAGAGGTAACTGACAAAGTAAATAGCCAAGCTGTAATTAGTGCAGCTAAACTGTGGTTAGCAGAGGTGGAAAAAGCCCTTTTACAACAAACGAAAAAAGCAATTAAACCAATTATTTATACTTTCCCTAGTTTCTGGCAAGAACTTGACAATCCATCCGATTTTGCGAGTTATCCGTTATGGATTGCCCACTACGGAACTCAGAACCCAAGTATTCCTGGCGCTTGGCAGGGGCAATACCTAATCCATCAATATGAAGGTGATATCTCTGGTGTAGCTGGTGTTAGTGGTCGAGCCGATTTGAATAGATTTAATGGTTTACAGCTAGGAGATTCTGGGCTAAGGGTCAAACAATTACAACAGCAATTAAAAGATATTGGATTATATAATGATGCCATTGATGGGAAATTTTCTGAGTCAGTTAAGAATGCAATTGTTAGTTTCCAAACATCTAAGAAATTGCAAGCTGATGGGATTGTCGGTATAAAAACTTGGGTAGCTTTACTGTGGATTTAG
- a CDS encoding universal stress protein, translated as MFKTVLFPIDQSRETREAADVVTNVVKKYGSRLVLLSVVEEPPPDAPDAPSADPMVSPEVVAKLLENAQSLFSGQGIQSEILERQGKPAFTICDVADEIGADLIIMGCRGLGLTEEGADDSVTTRVINLSPCPVLIVP; from the coding sequence ATATTTAAGACAGTACTATTTCCTATCGATCAAAGCCGGGAAACGCGGGAAGCTGCTGATGTTGTTACCAACGTAGTCAAAAAGTATGGCAGTCGTTTGGTGCTGCTGTCTGTGGTAGAAGAACCGCCTCCAGATGCTCCAGATGCGCCTAGTGCAGATCCGATGGTCTCACCAGAAGTAGTTGCAAAACTGCTAGAAAATGCCCAATCTTTATTTTCTGGGCAAGGAATTCAATCCGAAATTCTAGAAAGGCAAGGTAAACCAGCTTTTACTATCTGCGATGTCGCTGATGAAATTGGGGCCGATTTAATTATCATGGGATGCCGGGGGCTAGGCTTGACTGAAGAGGGAGCGGATGATAGTGTGACAACTCGCGTGATTAACCTTTCCCCTTGCCCAGTGCTGATTGTGCCTTAG
- a CDS encoding GDYXXLXY domain-containing protein gives MTNSSSESKNKTLSPEAEFSSKVTFRDYLIATEQKSNKPLPFWRLLAPLALQTGLIMAVPAQAVYTDVTGKTVILQTVPVDPNNVLDGNTLALDYNISRPANLRRLPGWQTIVSKGRGSGRRLPEGTNIYVTLQEQISYGNGVPRAWRPLRVSSDRPTSLRANQVALKGVYQDGSVNYGLETYYIPENQRQQISNDLRTQRARRGQVPPIVVKAKVDPQGKAVPVSMWVRDRNYRF, from the coding sequence ATGACTAATAGTTCTTCTGAATCTAAAAATAAAACCTTGTCTCCCGAAGCCGAGTTTTCCAGTAAGGTGACTTTTCGGGATTACTTGATTGCTACTGAACAAAAATCGAATAAGCCCTTACCTTTTTGGCGGTTACTAGCTCCCCTGGCGCTGCAAACAGGGTTAATTATGGCAGTACCAGCCCAAGCCGTTTATACAGATGTGACAGGTAAAACGGTGATTTTGCAAACCGTACCTGTAGACCCAAACAATGTACTAGACGGTAATACCTTAGCGTTAGATTACAACATATCCCGTCCCGCAAATTTGAGGAGATTACCTGGTTGGCAAACAATAGTCAGCAAAGGTCGTGGAAGCGGCAGAAGATTGCCTGAAGGAACCAATATCTACGTGACTTTGCAAGAGCAAATATCTTATGGTAATGGTGTTCCTAGAGCTTGGAGACCGTTACGAGTCAGTAGCGATCGCCCAACATCTCTAAGAGCCAATCAGGTGGCCTTAAAAGGTGTTTATCAGGATGGTTCCGTTAACTACGGCTTGGAAACCTATTACATCCCAGAAAACCAACGCCAGCAGATTAGCAACGATTTGCGAACCCAACGCGCCCGCAGAGGACAAGTACCCCCCATTGTGGTGAAGGCGAAAGTAGATCCACAGGGTAAAGCAGTTCCAGTTAGTATGTGGGTACGCGATCGCAACTATCGCTTTTAA
- the queF gene encoding preQ(1) synthase yields the protein MTTDKFPEMKYGERDIAEGKLITFPNPRMGRRYDINITLPEFTCKCPFSGYPDFATIYVTYIPDERVVELKALKLYINSYRDRYISHEESANQILDDFVAACDPLEATVKADFTPRGNVHTVVEVRHHKYPS from the coding sequence ATGACAACTGACAAATTCCCTGAAATGAAGTATGGTGAACGCGATATTGCGGAAGGTAAATTAATTACCTTTCCAAATCCGCGTATGGGGAGACGATATGACATTAATATTACTTTGCCGGAATTTACTTGTAAATGTCCGTTTTCCGGCTATCCTGACTTTGCGACAATTTACGTTACATATATACCTGATGAACGGGTAGTAGAATTGAAGGCGCTTAAACTTTACATTAACAGTTACCGCGATCGCTATATTTCCCACGAAGAATCTGCCAATCAAATTTTGGACGATTTTGTCGCTGCTTGTGATCCGTTAGAAGCCACTGTGAAAGCAGATTTTACACCTCGCGGTAATGTACATACTGTGGTTGAAGTGCGTCATCATAAGTACCCATCATAA
- a CDS encoding DUF2157 domain-containing protein produces MFLDSFPQKLRKEAQLWRDEGLISSSLYEQIAERYQFKNLEAAVRDRNKAIAIAVGSILLCLGIITFVSGNWQGGSREVKFILMMSLFFAIAITGFYNWITPEGKKPQKSKRLLGEGLLILSAFIFGANILLMAQMFNIAGSTSQLFLAWGLGVVVMAFSLCINSLGILSIILVEIGYWTGLEDLWYATGELTWSRLVVQHLPLLAWLVFVPLAYFCRSRWIFGLAAFVFASSLQANLNPLPLLNYADIAPWVASFAFALPPALFWSYDDLLFPTINYRLFQSLARNLALVSFGGVFYVLSFRWVWESQNYGYNQPTNLTNLFQSLPIIDLGILSGLAVLQWLFLLRQRNNPPRREVIFTTAVIGTFLAFIAIVPFWHQTISRIDELGVFIFNVLLATLAWGLIQEGLKLSNRSSFWGGMLLVTLQIISRVQEYDTDLLFKSLVFILCGSALISAGLWFERRLPGGSASKK; encoded by the coding sequence ATGTTCTTAGATAGTTTTCCGCAAAAGTTACGCAAAGAAGCACAACTATGGAGGGATGAAGGATTAATTAGTTCTTCGCTGTATGAGCAAATAGCAGAACGTTATCAATTTAAAAACCTGGAAGCTGCTGTACGCGATCGCAATAAAGCGATCGCGATCGCTGTAGGCAGCATCCTTCTGTGCTTAGGCATAATTACTTTTGTATCAGGAAACTGGCAAGGAGGTTCGCGGGAAGTCAAATTTATTCTGATGATGAGTTTGTTTTTTGCGATCGCGATTACCGGTTTTTACAATTGGATAACACCTGAAGGGAAGAAGCCGCAAAAAAGTAAACGCTTACTGGGAGAAGGATTGCTCATTTTAAGCGCCTTCATTTTCGGCGCAAATATACTGCTGATGGCCCAGATGTTCAATATCGCCGGTTCAACTTCCCAACTTTTTCTCGCCTGGGGATTGGGTGTTGTGGTGATGGCCTTCAGTTTGTGCATAAATTCTTTAGGAATTCTGTCAATTATCCTCGTGGAAATCGGGTATTGGACGGGATTAGAAGACTTATGGTACGCAACAGGAGAGTTAACTTGGTCGCGGTTAGTGGTGCAACATTTGCCTTTGTTGGCATGGCTGGTGTTTGTCCCCTTAGCCTACTTCTGCCGATCACGCTGGATTTTTGGTCTAGCAGCCTTTGTTTTCGCTAGTTCCTTACAAGCTAACCTTAATCCTCTGCCACTGCTGAATTATGCTGATATAGCGCCTTGGGTGGCATCTTTTGCTTTTGCACTCCCACCTGCATTATTCTGGAGTTATGATGATCTGCTGTTTCCAACCATAAATTACAGATTGTTTCAATCTCTGGCCCGTAATTTGGCGTTGGTTAGCTTTGGTGGTGTGTTTTATGTTCTGTCTTTTCGTTGGGTTTGGGAATCTCAAAATTATGGTTATAATCAGCCAACGAACTTGACAAACTTATTCCAGTCTCTGCCGATCATCGATTTGGGGATTCTCAGTGGCTTGGCGGTATTGCAATGGTTATTTCTACTTCGTCAAAGAAATAATCCTCCGCGCCGCGAAGTGATTTTCACAACTGCTGTTATTGGTACTTTTCTTGCCTTTATTGCCATAGTACCTTTTTGGCATCAAACTATCAGTCGGATTGATGAACTTGGTGTTTTTATTTTCAATGTACTTCTAGCAACATTAGCATGGGGACTAATTCAAGAAGGATTGAAATTAAGCAACAGAAGTTCCTTTTGGGGTGGTATGTTGTTAGTGACACTGCAAATTATCAGTCGCGTGCAAGAGTACGACACCGACTTACTTTTCAAGTCTCTAGTCTTTATCTTGTGCGGTTCCGCTTTAATTAGCGCTGGACTCTGGTTTGAACGCCGTTTACCTGGTGGTAGTGCAAGTAAAAAGTAG
- a CDS encoding phasin family protein: MAGFGDIVQKAFYLGVGLASYAGEKAGGKLAQVRSQVQKLADEMVAKGEMNTEEARRFVEEMMKQAQQAQPSAETSEKTPPSEPRRIEILEEDEEPTVKEGSSDENVDKLRQEVLDLQNELKRLQRD, encoded by the coding sequence ATGGCTGGTTTTGGAGATATTGTTCAAAAAGCTTTTTACCTCGGTGTTGGATTAGCTTCTTACGCAGGTGAGAAAGCAGGGGGAAAATTAGCCCAAGTGCGATCGCAAGTCCAAAAACTGGCAGATGAAATGGTGGCAAAGGGCGAAATGAACACAGAAGAAGCCCGCCGCTTTGTTGAAGAAATGATGAAGCAAGCCCAACAAGCCCAACCATCTGCTGAAACCTCCGAGAAAACACCTCCTTCGGAACCTCGCCGCATTGAAATTTTAGAGGAAGATGAAGAACCAACGGTGAAAGAGGGATCAAGTGATGAGAATGTGGATAAATTGCGTCAAGAAGTGCTAGACCTGCAAAATGAGTTAAAACGATTGCAACGCGATTAA
- a CDS encoding NUDIX hydrolase, translating to MSRKVSKVFKQSGAIPYRVNNGKVEILLITTRNFQHWVIPKGDIPNGMSPPASAAKEAWEEAGVIGQVDTNELGTYKYRKGGKSYRVKMYLLPVEMLSEDYPEASKRKRQWVEVATAIRWVKFSSLKRIIKGFFQVKSHFCAFQDTSHI from the coding sequence ATGAGTCGAAAAGTCAGCAAAGTGTTTAAACAGTCTGGGGCGATTCCTTATAGAGTGAACAATGGCAAAGTTGAAATCTTGCTAATCACGACCCGTAACTTTCAACACTGGGTGATTCCAAAAGGAGATATTCCTAATGGCATGAGTCCGCCCGCTTCAGCTGCCAAAGAAGCTTGGGAAGAAGCAGGGGTGATTGGGCAGGTAGACACTAATGAACTGGGCACTTACAAGTACCGCAAAGGAGGTAAAAGTTATCGTGTCAAGATGTATTTGTTACCAGTTGAGATGCTGAGTGAAGATTATCCAGAAGCAAGTAAAAGAAAACGGCAGTGGGTAGAAGTGGCTACAGCTATCAGGTGGGTTAAGTTTAGTTCACTCAAACGAATCATTAAAGGTTTTTTCCAGGTTAAATCTCACTTTTGTGCATTTCAAGATACTAGTCATATATAG
- the pip gene encoding prolyl aminopeptidase: MRELYPAIEPYLEGSLQVSDLHTIHFEESGNLQGQPIVLLHGGPGGGCPPFYRQYFHPEKWRIVMFDQRGCGQSTPHAELRENTTWDLVNDIEKLRQHLGIEKWAVFGGSWGSTLSLAYSQSHSSRCTALILRGIFMLRQKELRWFYQEGASYIFPDAWEEYLKPIAIAERDDMIAAYYKRLTSPDLEIQLAAARAWSIWEASTSRLFLDPELMQKFGESEFASAFARIECHYFMNKGFLETEDQLLLNVDRIRHIPAVIVQGRYDVVCPMISAWELHRAWPEAEFIVVPDAGHSMSEPGIRSALIEATDNI, translated from the coding sequence ATGCGAGAACTTTACCCAGCGATCGAGCCTTACCTAGAAGGTAGTTTACAGGTTTCCGACCTACATACCATTCATTTTGAAGAGTCAGGAAACCTCCAAGGTCAACCCATCGTTTTGCTACACGGTGGGCCTGGTGGTGGATGTCCACCTTTTTATCGGCAATATTTCCACCCAGAAAAATGGCGGATAGTGATGTTTGACCAGCGTGGTTGTGGTCAAAGTACGCCCCATGCTGAGTTACGAGAAAACACCACTTGGGATTTAGTCAATGATATCGAAAAACTGCGCCAACATTTAGGTATAGAAAAGTGGGCAGTTTTCGGTGGTAGCTGGGGTAGCACTTTATCATTAGCCTACAGCCAAAGCCATTCTTCTCGCTGCACAGCATTAATTCTTCGTGGTATTTTTATGCTGAGGCAAAAAGAGTTGCGATGGTTTTACCAAGAGGGTGCTAGCTATATTTTTCCTGATGCTTGGGAAGAATATCTCAAACCAATTGCGATCGCAGAACGTGATGATATGATCGCAGCATATTACAAACGCTTGACCAGTCCCGATTTAGAAATTCAATTAGCAGCGGCGCGTGCTTGGTCAATTTGGGAAGCTAGTACCAGTAGACTTTTTTTAGACCCAGAACTCATGCAAAAGTTTGGCGAGAGCGAATTTGCTTCAGCTTTCGCACGCATTGAATGCCATTACTTTATGAATAAGGGCTTTCTTGAAACAGAAGATCAATTACTCTTAAATGTAGACCGTATCCGCCATATTCCGGCTGTAATTGTTCAGGGACGCTATGATGTAGTCTGCCCAATGATATCAGCTTGGGAATTACATCGAGCTTGGCCAGAAGCGGAATTTATAGTGGTTCCTGATGCTGGGCATTCGATGAGCGAACCAGGAATTCGTAGTGCTTTGATTGAAGCAACAGATAATATTTAA